The Mangrovibacterium diazotrophicum DNA window CCCGATGAATCGGGATGAACGAAAACACGGAAGTGCGACGCGTAAGCGTCAGGCATGGAGTGTTGACAGTGAACGGTGCGTAGCAATTGCCTCGGGCAGTCTTGATCTTTTGGTTCGTTTTGTATTAAGACAAAATGAACAGCCCGTCCGGCTGGAGGACATTTAAATGGGGCAACTATGAGACTACCAACTTTGCAAAAATACCATATTAATGTTCTTTGTTGTCTTCAGGCCAGACAGGCCGATACTTTTCCAATCAATGAAAAGTATCCAAAAATCTTGTCAAAACGAACCCTCGCCCGGGCGTTTTGACGGCCTGCGCACCGCTTCGAAAAACATTTGACAAATTGTCCGACAACAACCCAATCACTTCCCCTAGCCGGTACGCGGACAAATTCCAATCTCATCTTTTTACCCGGGGCGTTACCCCGGGCTATTGCTTCACTGCCCTTCAGGCTGAACATACGACCGGCTTCTTCAGCATCTCTGCGGTACTGTTTTTCAAAAACAAAAAGGGATGCCACCTCTAAAAAATGACATCCCTTCCCTTGTCAATCGACAAGATTTATTCCTTGTAAACCGTCACTCCTTCTTTGATGGTTTCCAAAACCTTCGTGTTTTTCACTTCGTCGATCGTGGTTTCGTCCAGGTCAAGTGGGTTTTTATCCAGAATGACCAGGTCGGCCAGCTTGCCTGCTTCCAGCGTCCCCTTACTGGCTTCTTCATGATATTGGTAGGCTACATTCGAGGTCAGCATCTGCAGCGCCTGGTAAACCGTAGCCCTTTCTTCGGCCCCCAAAATGCGGCCACTGCGGGTTTCGCGTTTCACGGCGGTCCAGATCGTCATAAACGGATCGAGCGGCGTCACCGAATAGTCGGTATGGTTGGTTGGGCGCAAACCTTTGCCGTAAGCCGTTGCAATGGGCGACAAATGCTCGGCAGCCTCCTGCCCGAAGTTTTTAATGTGCACATCGCCCCAATAAAAGGCGTGGTTGGTAAAGAACGAAGGCACCAGGCCCAGCGCGGCAATCTGATCCAATTGCGGATCGGTCACAAACTGGCAATGAATGGAGCACCAACGCAGATCCTTGCTCTTGTCGTAATTAATTTGCTGCATACCATCGATCATCTCCTGGATCGCTTCGCTGCCATTGGTATGCACATTCAACTGCAGGTTATTGTCGTAGCAAGTTTGCATCACCTTGAAGAAAACGTCTTTCGGCACAAACGACACACCATGCCAATCGGCTTCGCCGTTGGGACCGGGCGTCAAATAGTGCTGCATGGCCGTTCCACCCTGTGGTGAACCATCCAAAAGCACTTTGATACCTCCCAGCTTCAAGTGCTTGCTGTAGCTGCCAAAGCTGTCTTTCCCGACAATCTTTTCCATATCGATAAACAGCGGGTACGAAATAACATCGATAACCAGCAAACCGTCGGCGCTCGCTTTCTTCAACAGCTGCAAATCATCGAAAGTAGTAGCCCCCTCCTGCGCCGTGGTGTATCCCCATTTCGTATATTCTTCCTGCGCTTTGGCAAAGGTCTTCAGCAGCTCCCCGGCTGTTGGCTTCGGCATGCTTTCAAAAACCGGCATAAAAGCGTTCTCCATCAACAAACCCGAGGGTTTCCGCGAGTTGGGCATCCGCGAAATCACGCCGCCATCCGGATCTTTGGTCTCGGCTGTGATGTTGGCCGCTTCGAGTGCCTTGGAGTTGAGCAACGCGCCATGCGCCGAAACATGGATAATCAACACCGGATTATCGGGCACCACCTCATCCAGATCCAAACAGGTAGCTTCGCGATCTTCAAACATCGTTTGATCGTATCCGTAGCCCACCAGCCACTCGCCTTCTTTCAGCGGTTTCTTTTTTATGAAATCAGCAATCGTCGTTTTTAGTTCGGCAACACTGTTAACCTCCCCAACGGGCCGTGGCGACGCGTTCACCCAAGTCACCAGTTGCGTGGCATTGATGAAATGGCTGTGCGGATCGATAAAACCGGGCAAGAGCGTTTTGCCATCCAGGTTTCTCACTTCGGTTGAATCACCTTCATATTTTTGAGCGTCGATCTGCGAACCTACAAAAAGTATCTTGCCGTCTTTTACCGCCACGGCTTCGGCATACTGCGGCGAGTCTCCCGCCATGGTAACAATGGTTCCACCCCAATAAATGGTGTCGGCCGGGTTTTCAGGAGCCGATTTGCAACCAAACAAGGCTAGCAGTGAGGCATAGAAAAGTAATCTCTTTTTCATGATTTTATTTGATTTTTTAAGGTCATTTGTTCTGTGTTTACGGTGATCAACACGTGTCATTAGATGGAATCTTCCGGTTAGGAAATCGGGTTAAAAGACGCGAAACAGAACGCTTGTCCGGGTAAGACACAAGTCCTTGTCTATCTGCTCTGTTTCGCCATTCAAGTTAAGCCATTTAAATGAATTTAGCAGCTACAGAATGCTTTAATTTATCAATAAATTTTTGGTGATTTTTGTGCATGAACCGGTGATAAAACAGGCTGACATTTCAATCCGTTACCTACTTCTGATAATGTATTTCAGAAAAGACTGAAGTTAAACCTTCGCCAACGGGCGATTGCGACGCCAGGCCGATGCGAATTGGCAGATCGGAATTCAGGCGAAAATACCGGATATTCACCCAATTCTCTTCATCCAGCGAATACGAGAAGATGATTTGCTTTCCCTTCTTGCTTATCCGCATATACACCCAATTGTCGGGAATATAATCCGAATAAGCATCGTCCGAAATTTCATTGGTTACCACGGTTACCATCCTGTTTTTCGTGGGCGACTCATTTTCAAAACAAAACTTCGCCCAATAGGCTTCATCAATGTAAACAACCAACATGGCGGCGTCCCATTTCGAGCGATGTTCGGCAGATGACTTAGCCGAGAAGGTAAAATCGTCATCGGGGCTGAAAAGCAGTTTGGGCATGTTACTCACCCGGAAGTGGCCGCTCGGCGAATAAAACATGTTTGTTCCGGGAGCAGCGCTGATGGCTATAGTTTCGTTGTGAATTGCAAAACTGTCGGGTTCGATCACCCACTCCAATGGGCAGGGAATCCCATCCAATTCAATTGAGGCTGCTGCTGGTTGAGAAAAAACGCTTCGGGCAAGAACAGCGAACAAGGCAAATAAAAGGTATTTCATCGTTTTGGGGTTTTGTTGGGTTTTAGAAATAAAAAGGCCTTTAAAACACTGGTTTCAAAGGCCTATACAAGTTACTTTATTTTGAACCCAAATGAAATATCCGCCGTCAATTTTTCAAGAACAAGAGAAGCTGTTTTTCTATTTCAAATGCTGAATAAAAAACCCTGCTTGTGCCCGGCTTACCTGGTCGAAGAGTTCGCTAGGGTAAAACAGCAATCCGAAATGACCGCCTTCAATCTCCTGCAGTTCCTTGGGCTCGGGTGTCTGTTGATAGGCATAGCGGGCAACCTCGGGGTTGGCTCCCGGCATTTCGTCGTCGTAAGCCACCTGCATCAACACAGCCGCTTTAAGGTGCGGCACGCAAATAACCGAGCTGAATTTGACCGGAACCATCGGCACCACATAGGTGGCATGGTTCACCCACCCGGTATTGTGCCGCGCGCCGTATTCCATAAACCAGCGATAAGCTGTTAAAGGTTTCAACAGCGATGGAATGGTTTGCTGATCGAAGGACACCACCGGCATCGGTCCAATCGTGGTTTCCGGTACGCTGATGTCGCCTTCGTAAAAGGTTGTTTTTAGCTGTTGAAACAGGCTTCCATCCGGATCAGGAGGTGGCAACTCGCGCCCTAAGGCAGGAACCTGCACAACCACTGTCTTCACCCGTTGATCCATGGCCGCCACAAACAACGCAACATCGCCGCTCATGCTATCGCCCCACAGCCCAATCCGGGCGCTATCGAGCTCCGGCAAGCTTACACCATAGTCAATGGCATCGCGAAAACCCCGAGCCTGCGTCCAGCGGTTGATTTCCAGCCGCGGCTCACCATCGCTGATTCCCAGGTTGCGATGATCGTATAAAATAACAGCAAAACCAGCGTCGCGGAATACCTCTGCAAAGCGATCGGCAACCATGCCTTCAATGGTGGCCGAATAGCCGTGTGCCATGACGACAACCGGCAATTTCCCGGCGTCATTTTCGGGCAAATAGAGTCTCCCTCTCAGAGTAGCTCCTTCGGATTGAAATTCGATGGGTTGATACATGGGCTTTGTTTTTGGTGTTTCTGTATTGGGTTGACGTGAATCTTGTGCCGCCAAAGGATAGCCCACCAACAAGAGCGCAACAAGCATTATCGTCTTGAAGCTGGCACCGCTTCGGCCTGTATTTCGAGGGTTGGGCAATTCGATCATGTACTTTCCTGCAGATTGGTGTTTAGCTGAGCTTTTGTCCTGCCTTCTTCGCAAAAAGCAATATTGGATATACTCGCTTATTTGAAACAGAGTTACAACGCTGGTTTCTACGGTAGTCATTTGACAAAAAAAAGGCACCCTCTCGGATGCCCTTCATATTCACCTTTTAAAATACAGCATTATTCAACTGCTATCGTTACGTAGTTGATTTTTCCGTTGAACTTGTTCTCGCCAACCTTGTAGCGGCGGCTCACATTGGTTGCTTCGTCAAAACCAACGTCGGCGCCTTCATCGAGCGAGAACATGTTACCGTTGGTATTGTCGATGCGGGCCTCTCCTACTTTTTCGCCATCGATAAAGAGGGTTCCGTTTCCACCTTTCCCCATTCCGCCACCATCGTAGGCAAATTCAAATTCAATGGTGTGCTTACCAGCCGAAAGGGCTTTGCTACTGTTCACATCGTACTGTTTCAAACCGACCCAGTTGTAGGTAAAAACAGGCTTTCCTTTGTCAACCCAAAGACTGTAACCGCCAAACAAACCGCCCATGGCCAGGATAACACCGTTGGCTCCCGGTTTCACTTCCACCTCGGTCGTGAATTTGCTGCTGGTATTTTTAATGTTGATGAATGCATTCTCGAGCATACCGCTCATGCCTTCATACACAGTCAACGATTTCCGTCCGTTCATCAGGTCGGGGCGCCCTGCAGTTGCCGGGTCGAAACGCTCGATCGTACGGTCGTCGATTGGTAGCACGTGGTATTTTACCGCTTCATCCATAAACACCTGCTTGAGCTCTTCCACTTTTTCGGGGTTGTCAGCCGCTAAATCGGTACTCTCGCTGAAGTCTTCATTGACATTGTAGAGTTCCCATTTATCGTCAACCAATTTGCCGCGAGGACCGTCTTCCCAGGGTGCTTTGTGGACAGTCGAAGCCACCCAGCCATCCTGGTAGATCGCACGGTTACCGACGATCTCAAAATATTGTGTGTTATGGAATTCAGGCGTTTTCGGATCATCAAAAGTCTTCAGCATACTGAAACCTTCAATCGGCTTCTGCTCTACCCCGTTTACACTAACCGGTTCCGGCACATGTGCGGCTTCCAGAATCGTCGGCACAATGTCGATGGCATGACAGAACTGATCGCGAACCACGTCGGTCTGTTTCAATTTTCCCGGCCATACCATGATCAAACCATTTCGGGTTCCACCAAAGTTACCGGCTACCTGTTTGGTCCATTTAAAAGGTGTATTACCGGCCACAGCCCATCCGGCGGCAAAGTGACCATACGATTCGCGGGTACCCAGTTTATCCAGGTTTGCAGCCATCATGTCAATGTCTTCCGCAACACCGTTGAAGTAGGTATTTTCATTCAGCAGGCCATTGGCCATCCCTTCGGCACTGGCCCCGTTGTCACCTAAAATGTAGATGAAAAGCGTATTATCTGCTATCCCGAGATCCTCAATCGACTGATACAACCGACCAACCTGGTCGTCAACATGCTCACCAAAGGCAGCAAAGATTTCCATTTGGCGGGCAAATACTTTTTGCTCCGTTGGTGACAGTTTATCCCAATCTTTGATGTAATCGGGTTTGGGAGCCAGTTTGGTTCCTTCGGGCACAATACCCATTTTAATTTGACGGTCCAATGTTTTCTGACGGTAGGCATCCCAACCATCATCGAACTCGCCTTTGTATTTATCCAGGTACGATGCCGGCGGCTGGTGAGGCGCATGCGTAGCCCCTGGTGCGAAATACATAAAAAAAGGTTTATCGGGAGTTAATGATTTCTGAGCTTTCATCCACGATATGGCATGATCAGTCATATCCTCGGTAAAGTGGTAGTTTGGATCTTCTGAATCCACTTCCACTTTTGTAGTTCCGTCGTAGATTCCGGGGTAGAACTGGTTGGTTTCACCGCCCATAAAACCATAAAATTTTTCAAATCCTTTGTATACCGGCCAATGGGTGAACGGCCCCGATGGACTGATTTCCCAGGCTGCTGTTTCGTGGTTCTTTCCGAAGTGAGCCGTGTTGTAGCCATTTAGTTTCAGGATTTCGGCAACGGTTGCGCAGCTTTGCGGTGTTAGCCCCGTGTTTCCTTCAAAGGCCGTGGCAACTTCGGTAATCCCACCCATGTTGTTAGAATGGTGATTTCGTCCACTTAACAAAGCCGTACGCGTGGGCGAACAAAGCGCGGTGGTGTGGAAGCGATTAAAGCGAATCCCTTCGTCAGCGAGCTTATCAGCTGCCGGCATGCGAATAGCTCCACCAAATGAGCTACTTTGGCCAAAGCCCATATCATCAATCAAAACGATAACAACATTGGGTGCTCCATCGGGAGCTTTCACCGCCCAGGGTTTGGGTGCTGTGGCATCACGGGCATCCAGTGCCGTGATTACAGGAACCTCAGGCGGAGTCATTGGTAAATGTGTCCGGTCGAAGCCATCGGCACCAACTGCCGAACTTGTCTTGGCTTCTTCTTTGGGGGCTGGCTGGCAGGCAAACAAGAGCACTGCAAGCAACGGAACAGAAAAGAGGAAACAACTCCATCGTTTCACCAATTTCTGATTTAACTGAACAAGGAAAGGTTTTTTTGACATCATAACTTCGTATTTAGGATTGTTTCAGTAAAACTTTCAACCATTCCACGTAAAGCTATCTTCGCCTCGTCCTCTCCCAAAAAAGCACAGCAAAATTCCAGGGAAATTTGTTTGACTGGTTTGTCAATGAGTAGTCAAGTTACGACATCCTTGGTATAGTGTCAATACTATTGAACAAATAGCTACAACAAATTAAAACATTCAATATCAGACATGAATCAGGAATATAAAAAGAAAGGCACCTGTTAAGTGCCTTTCTTTTATCAATTGATTGGAATAATTTATTGTCGTGTATCTGATTGCAGGATGGCCTCGATGGCTTTATTGATATCCAACGAAGCTGAGGCTTGTCGCGGTGGGAAATCCTGGAAACTTTCCAGGTGCTCGGTCAGCGCGCCAATCGCAGGCTGGAACACCCAGGATTTATGCATAATCAATTCGAACGCGTAGATGTCGTCATATTTTTCAAAAGGGTCTTTTCGTAGATTGAAAAGTTGTGGCATTGTACGCGGCACCATGTTATCGAAATAACGTTGCTTTGTTGCAAAATGCATTTTCCACGGGCCAACACGCATGGCTGTCAGACTGGATTCGTAATAATAGAAGAAGTAGTTGCGGGCCGATTTGTCGGTTTTTCCTTCCCAGTAATCCAGGTTGTTAAAACCGTCGATATGTACTTTATAAGTCATATCCCCAAATTTCTTACCCTCCTTCAGTTCTTCGATAATATCGGTATCGCCCACTGCTGCCATCACCGTTGGCAAAACATCTTCATGAGCCGAGATGCCATTGCGAATCAAACCAGCAGGTATTTTTCCCGGCCACCGAACCATGAATGGTGCACGAACACCACCTTCATAAGTGGTCATTTTTTCACCGCGGAACATCGTTACACCGGCATCGGGCCAGGTACTTTGCTCTGGTCCGTTATCCGTTGTGTAAATCACGATGGTGTTATCGGCGATTCCCAATTCGTCCAGGTAGTCCAGAATTTCACCAACCTGTCCGTCATGCTCCATCAACCCCGAACCAAACAAGTCCATATCGGTACTAATTGGTGTGGCCAGATTGCGGTGTTCTTCTTTCAGGTGTGTGTAAACGTGCATGCGGCTGGTAGCATGCCAGATAAAGAACGGTTTACCAGCATCGTGTGCCCGTTTGATAAAATCTTCGGTTTTGGCAACCAAAGTATCGTCGAAACTTTCCATCATTTTCGAAGTCAGCGGGCCAAGGTCCTTCACTTTTTGTTTGCCTACAACGCCAAAGCGTGGATCTTCTGTTGAGTCATACTTATCAGATGCAAAAGACTGGATAATCCCGCGAGGGCCGTATTTGTTGTAGAACTCTTTGGTTTTCGGATAGTCAGCTTGCTCTTCTTCTTCCGACACGTTCAGGTGATACAGGTTTCCGTAGAACTCGTCGAAACCATGAACTGTCGGCAAGTGCTCGTTGCGGTCGCCCAGGTGGTTTTTACCAAACTGCCCGGTCATGTAGCCCATCGGCTTCAGCAACTCGGCCAGCGTTGGGTCTTCTTTTTTCAAACCAAGCGGGTTACCGGGTTGGCCGACGGTTGTTAGCCCCGTACGAACCGGTTTTTGGCCGGTAATAAAGGCCGCACGACCAGCAGTACAACTGGGCTGCGAATAGTGGTCCGTAAACAAGACGCCCTCTTTAGCGATGCGGTCGATATTTGGTGTTGGGTACTGTAGGCCTAAACTGTAACAACCTAGCGAGTTTGGGGCGACGTCATCAACCATGATGACCAAAATATTGGGTTTGTCTTGCGCAAAGCCGGTTAAGCTGAACGCTACAAGCAAAAGCCCGAAAAAAAGAATCGAGAAAGGTTTTCTGTAACTCATAACTTTGTGTTTATAATTTGTGAAAATCAAATTCTTCCTTGTTCCACGTACAAAGCAGTATGTTCTCCTCTCTTAACTTCCAATTCGAAAAACGGGGCGCAGCAATATTTCCCGGGAATTAGGAACAACAGGTTCGTTGTTCGCTAATCAATTTACAACATTCTTTTTACAGGACATATCGTTAAATAACGATTTTTTACTCTCTGTTTACGATTATTTAGCCGTATAGACGGCATAGCCATTTCAGGTTTTAATTGAATCCAGAAGAATAAAATACTTATTTTCTGTTGGTTATCGCGAATTTTTCATTTTAAATCCGAAACGATAATTATAGGAAAGCAGCAACGACTTTCGATTGCCGATGAAGCCCACTTCGCCGCGAAACTGGTGGTGCTTGTTTAGCTGGTATTGACCACCGACAATCATGTTCCACTTTTGCTTCGGACTTTTTCGGATTCGGTAGTGAATCATCCCCGAACCGTCGGCAGCTTCCAACTTATTCACAATGGGGGTCAGCGTTTTATCAGCCAGCAGTTTTTGTGCAATGGTGGCTTCATTATCGTACCAGTTCCAATAGGTATCTACAATTTCATCGCGCTTCTCCCAGGTTTCCGTCGGGATCACGCTGGCCAAAGGAATATTCCCTTCGGTGACTCCGCCCATATTTACGCGCATGGTACCGACCCACCAGGCCAGGTTCGAACCGGGCTTCTGCGACACCTTGAAGGCACGTCCCACCCGCATCGAAAATATTCCGGTCTTCACCGGTTCCTTAAAATTGCTCATGTTTGTCCACACCCAGTTGCCATCGAGCACAATGAAGTATTTCCCCAGTCCACCGGCTCCCGTAACACCAAATCCAAGGCTGGTTCCCTCCAGCTCAGCAACCGTTTTCATTTGGATAGGATAAGTCAACTCGACTGTGGTTTCGGCATAGGCTTTCCCGAATATTCCATAAACATCTAAAAAAGGCAACACCCAGAGATCGGGCCTAACATTGATCGACGTGGCCTTTGCATTCAAGGTTCCAAATTCAATGAGGTCGGTCAAATCAGTGACGGGTACGTCGGGTATCATTCCCTCGGAAAAGCCCACAGCCACCTCCGGAATAACAATATCCTGCTTGGCGGTGAAGAAATTGAACATCCCGCCCCAGGGATAAGGCATATCAAATCCTTTATCGTAGGCCTTATCGCCCAAAAGCGGGAATCGGTACGGATACTCCGTGTGGATCGTGTCACCTTTATGAAGGCTGGAATACTGGGCCGACACACACGTTGAAAAAAACAAAAGGAGTAGAAAAAGGACGATCCGATTCACCGGATGAAATACCCTTGCAGAATTAATTTTCACCATACTGCCGATTTTTTTCGTTCAAACGTTCCTACAAGTTATGACAAAAGCAGTTACCGGAATAGCACTCTCCGCCGATACTTGCTAACCGGTGTTTGTTCAAAACACCTCATTGATACCGAAATAGAAGCCACCGGCACCATATTTGCCAAACGCGTAGTCGATCGCCAGATTCGCCCGCGACTTCTTGTTGATCATCACGCGAAGTCCCGTTCCGTAGGCATAATCCAGGTATTTAAAAAGATTGATGTCGGCGCCGCGGTTACTGGCGGTTGTGGTATTCAGGAAGACGACGCCACCAAATGTTTCCTTATTTTTCTGAAGCGGGAAACGGTACTCCACCTCGCCGTACATCAGATCCTCCCCACGAAAACGCCCCTGTGTGTATGCCCTTCCCGACCGCCCAAACTGATCCCAGCCCAGCGCCGGCAAATCCATGTACGGCACTTCTCCCGAAGTCACAAACCAGCCGTAAGTCCAGAAACCAATCAGGTGACGCGGACGCTGTTCATCCAGGTGGAGGTAATCGCGGTATTCGAGCCAAAGCATGGTCGAGCTCTTGTCGCTGCCGAAAAATTTCGGGTTCACCCTCAAATTGACATAGGCGTAGCGGCCGCTATACGGATTCACGGCATTATCGCGGCTATCCAACAGCGCATTCAGAGAAAGCCCCGACACCGTGTATTTTTCGGCCGAGAAACCCTTATTCGTTTGATAGGCATAATGGCTGGTGACTGTCGGTTCTTCGGAGTCCAAATCCAGCAAATTATCTTCTATTTGGGAATGAATGTCGAGGTGATAGCCCAACCCCAGAAAGTAGCGGGTATCCTCAATCCGTTTCAGCACGGTCTCGTGGAAGCGCAAATAATGAAAGTCCATCATCTGCGCATCGGGAATGGCTTTCGAAAACTGTCCTTCAGCGTATTCAATTCCGGTGCCAACCGGTTTGCCCGATTGTGGCCCGGTTCCCAGTCCGTAGGTGGGTGCCGACGAAATAAAGTAGCGCCAGTCGCCCATCAGGTTCCAGCGGTCGCCATCCAGAAAAACATTGGTTTTTGCGGTAAACAGAAACTGATGTTTGGTGGTGTAAATTAACGTTCCCAAACCCGACGAAATACTGGTGCTATCCGGACTTCCCATAAACCAGCTAGCACCGGGAGCCACTCCCAGCAGCCAGCCATTCGTTGGATTATAGGCAATAGCCGGTAGCGGTATGATGGAAAGGTTCTTTTCCGACTTGTCCTTTTTCTTTTTTTCGGTGTTCTTGTCTTTCGCCCATGCAACAGCGGTTGCCAACAGCAAAAGTACCAGTAGCGGTAGTTTTTTCATAAGCGGATTTTT harbors:
- a CDS encoding amidohydrolase encodes the protein MKKRLLFYASLLALFGCKSAPENPADTIYWGGTIVTMAGDSPQYAEAVAVKDGKILFVGSQIDAQKYEGDSTEVRNLDGKTLLPGFIDPHSHFINATQLVTWVNASPRPVGEVNSVAELKTTIADFIKKKPLKEGEWLVGYGYDQTMFEDREATCLDLDEVVPDNPVLIIHVSAHGALLNSKALEAANITAETKDPDGGVISRMPNSRKPSGLLMENAFMPVFESMPKPTAGELLKTFAKAQEEYTKWGYTTAQEGATTFDDLQLLKKASADGLLVIDVISYPLFIDMEKIVGKDSFGSYSKHLKLGGIKVLLDGSPQGGTAMQHYLTPGPNGEADWHGVSFVPKDVFFKVMQTCYDNNLQLNVHTNGSEAIQEMIDGMQQINYDKSKDLRWCSIHCQFVTDPQLDQIAALGLVPSFFTNHAFYWGDVHIKNFGQEAAEHLSPIATAYGKGLRPTNHTDYSVTPLDPFMTIWTAVKRETRSGRILGAEERATVYQALQMLTSNVAYQYHEEASKGTLEAGKLADLVILDKNPLDLDETTIDEVKNTKVLETIKEGVTVYKE
- a CDS encoding DUF1349 domain-containing protein, translating into MKYLLFALFAVLARSVFSQPAAASIELDGIPCPLEWVIEPDSFAIHNETIAISAAPGTNMFYSPSGHFRVSNMPKLLFSPDDDFTFSAKSSAEHRSKWDAAMLVVYIDEAYWAKFCFENESPTKNRMVTVVTNEISDDAYSDYIPDNWVYMRISKKGKQIIFSYSLDEENWVNIRYFRLNSDLPIRIGLASQSPVGEGLTSVFSEIHYQK
- a CDS encoding alpha/beta hydrolase, with product MIELPNPRNTGRSGASFKTIMLVALLLVGYPLAAQDSRQPNTETPKTKPMYQPIEFQSEGATLRGRLYLPENDAGKLPVVVMAHGYSATIEGMVADRFAEVFRDAGFAVILYDHRNLGISDGEPRLEINRWTQARGFRDAIDYGVSLPELDSARIGLWGDSMSGDVALFVAAMDQRVKTVVVQVPALGRELPPPDPDGSLFQQLKTTFYEGDISVPETTIGPMPVVSFDQQTIPSLLKPLTAYRWFMEYGARHNTGWVNHATYVVPMVPVKFSSVICVPHLKAAVLMQVAYDDEMPGANPEVARYAYQQTPEPKELQEIEGGHFGLLFYPSELFDQVSRAQAGFFIQHLK
- a CDS encoding arylsulfatase, with product MMSKKPFLVQLNQKLVKRWSCFLFSVPLLAVLLFACQPAPKEEAKTSSAVGADGFDRTHLPMTPPEVPVITALDARDATAPKPWAVKAPDGAPNVVIVLIDDMGFGQSSSFGGAIRMPAADKLADEGIRFNRFHTTALCSPTRTALLSGRNHHSNNMGGITEVATAFEGNTGLTPQSCATVAEILKLNGYNTAHFGKNHETAAWEISPSGPFTHWPVYKGFEKFYGFMGGETNQFYPGIYDGTTKVEVDSEDPNYHFTEDMTDHAISWMKAQKSLTPDKPFFMYFAPGATHAPHQPPASYLDKYKGEFDDGWDAYRQKTLDRQIKMGIVPEGTKLAPKPDYIKDWDKLSPTEQKVFARQMEIFAAFGEHVDDQVGRLYQSIEDLGIADNTLFIYILGDNGASAEGMANGLLNENTYFNGVAEDIDMMAANLDKLGTRESYGHFAAGWAVAGNTPFKWTKQVAGNFGGTRNGLIMVWPGKLKQTDVVRDQFCHAIDIVPTILEAAHVPEPVSVNGVEQKPIEGFSMLKTFDDPKTPEFHNTQYFEIVGNRAIYQDGWVASTVHKAPWEDGPRGKLVDDKWELYNVNEDFSESTDLAADNPEKVEELKQVFMDEAVKYHVLPIDDRTIERFDPATAGRPDLMNGRKSLTVYEGMSGMLENAFINIKNTSSKFTTEVEVKPGANGVILAMGGLFGGYSLWVDKGKPVFTYNWVGLKQYDVNSSKALSAGKHTIEFEFAYDGGGMGKGGNGTLFIDGEKVGEARIDNTNGNMFSLDEGADVGFDEATNVSRRYKVGENKFNGKINYVTIAVE
- a CDS encoding arylsulfatase; this translates as MSYRKPFSILFFGLLLVAFSLTGFAQDKPNILVIMVDDVAPNSLGCYSLGLQYPTPNIDRIAKEGVLFTDHYSQPSCTAGRAAFITGQKPVRTGLTTVGQPGNPLGLKKEDPTLAELLKPMGYMTGQFGKNHLGDRNEHLPTVHGFDEFYGNLYHLNVSEEEEQADYPKTKEFYNKYGPRGIIQSFASDKYDSTEDPRFGVVGKQKVKDLGPLTSKMMESFDDTLVAKTEDFIKRAHDAGKPFFIWHATSRMHVYTHLKEEHRNLATPISTDMDLFGSGLMEHDGQVGEILDYLDELGIADNTIVIYTTDNGPEQSTWPDAGVTMFRGEKMTTYEGGVRAPFMVRWPGKIPAGLIRNGISAHEDVLPTVMAAVGDTDIIEELKEGKKFGDMTYKVHIDGFNNLDYWEGKTDKSARNYFFYYYESSLTAMRVGPWKMHFATKQRYFDNMVPRTMPQLFNLRKDPFEKYDDIYAFELIMHKSWVFQPAIGALTEHLESFQDFPPRQASASLDINKAIEAILQSDTRQ
- a CDS encoding BamA/TamA family outer membrane protein; its protein translation is MKKLPLLVLLLLATAVAWAKDKNTEKKKKDKSEKNLSIIPLPAIAYNPTNGWLLGVAPGASWFMGSPDSTSISSGLGTLIYTTKHQFLFTAKTNVFLDGDRWNLMGDWRYFISSAPTYGLGTGPQSGKPVGTGIEYAEGQFSKAIPDAQMMDFHYLRFHETVLKRIEDTRYFLGLGYHLDIHSQIEDNLLDLDSEEPTVTSHYAYQTNKGFSAEKYTVSGLSLNALLDSRDNAVNPYSGRYAYVNLRVNPKFFGSDKSSTMLWLEYRDYLHLDEQRPRHLIGFWTYGWFVTSGEVPYMDLPALGWDQFGRSGRAYTQGRFRGEDLMYGEVEYRFPLQKNKETFGGVVFLNTTTASNRGADINLFKYLDYAYGTGLRVMINKKSRANLAIDYAFGKYGAGGFYFGINEVF